In Athalia rosae chromosome 6, iyAthRosa1.1, whole genome shotgun sequence, one DNA window encodes the following:
- the LOC105693987 gene encoding venom acid phosphatase Acph-1-like, translating into MPTSRELIVCGLTLILSRSFGEDLKLVQVIFRHGDRAPNFDSIEFYPLDPYANETWYPHGWDGLTNEGKRRAYDLGVFLKERYGGWLGDIYLSNEVEFRSSNMERTIMSAQLVAAGLFPPTRIQRWNENLNWQPIPVFASPTSMKRLYATHMQCPRLVAMRNEILKTDAHLIQRNEELKEFYEFLTPKIGRTAGQLETFLVYHQLVSELYANLPLPEWTRGIFPEGRMERVASYQFIVNSYNKSMIQLEGGVWIRELLNNVDSYLNKSQSASRKAIFHGAHEYNIAAILIALGVFEQHVPFYCNTIMFELSKIDEDFYVKVLYKRKDSVEELVIPGCGAANCPLETFRRMVEDVVFTGDVEAACRMKN; encoded by the exons ATGCCGACTTCGCGCGAGCTGATCGTCTGCGGTTTAACGCTGATTCTGAGTCGGTCTTTTGGCGAAGATCTGAAACTGGTTCAGGTGATTTTTCGACACGGCGACAGAGCGCCGAATTTCGATTCGATAGAATTTTACCCGTTGGATCCGTACGCGAACGAAACTTGGTATCCTCACGGCTGGGACGGTCTGACCAAC GAGGGTAAAAGAAGAGCTTACGACCTCGGCGTATTTTTGAAAGAAAGATACGGCGGATGGCTGGGCGATATTTATCTATCGAACGAAGTGGAATTTCGAAGCAGCAATATGGAGCGAACAATTATGTCGGCGCAACTTGTTGCCGCCGGACTTTTTCCGCCGACGAGAATTCAGAG gtggaatgaaaatttgaactgGCAACCGATACCGGTATTCGCGAGTCCCACGAGTATGAAACGTTTGTACGCTACCCACATGCAATGTCCTCGTCTCGTCGCCATGCGCAATGAGATACTCAAAACTGACGCCCATCTGATCCAACGCAACGAAGAGCTGAAGGAGTTCTATGAATTTTTAACTCCGAAAATCGGCAGGACCGCGGGGCAACTCGAAACCTTCCTCGTTTACCATCAGCTTGTTTCAGAG CTCTACGCGAACCTGCCGTTACCCGAATGGACGAGAGGTATTTTTCCCGAAGGACGAATGGAGAGGGTCGCTTCGTACCAGTTTATCGTTAATTCTTACAACAAGTCGATGATCCAGTTGGAAGGAGGCGTGTGGATTCGAGAACTGTTGAATAACGTCGATAGCTATTTGAACAAATCCCAGAGCGCGAGCAGGAAAGCAATTTTCCACGGGGCTCACGAGTACAACATCGCCGCGATTCTGATCGCCCTAGGAGTCTTCGAACAACACGTTCCATTCTACTGCAACACCATCATGTTCGAGCTCTCGAAAATAGATGAGGACTTCTACGTCAAG GTTTTGTACAAACGCAAGGACTCCGTCGAAGAACTGGTCATCCCAGGATGTGGCGCTGCAAATTGTCCCTTGGAAACGTTTCGCCGGATGGTGGAAGACGTCGTTTTTACCGGTGATGTTGAAGCCGCGTGTCggatgaaaaactaa